From a single Rhizobium lusitanum genomic region:
- a CDS encoding MarR family winged helix-turn-helix transcriptional regulator: MEERFSGAVLRHNHNGSEKRPTMGEIGLNHFAPYLMNRLIARWNNNMSEELREYDMTTAKMRALAILSVSSSVTINELSVFTVTEQSTMSRTLDSLEQQGFIRRQPRAEDMRVRDVSITENGRAAFEKVWPTIYDLFLQLFDGVEEAEYRAFIATLHKVLHNIRKHEI, translated from the coding sequence ATGGAGGAACGGTTTTCAGGCGCCGTTTTGCGGCATAACCATAATGGCTCGGAGAAGCGCCCGACCATGGGCGAAATTGGGCTCAACCACTTCGCCCCCTATCTGATGAACCGGCTGATAGCACGCTGGAACAACAACATGTCGGAGGAGCTGCGCGAATACGACATGACGACCGCGAAGATGCGCGCGCTCGCCATCCTCAGTGTCTCCTCCTCGGTCACTATCAACGAGCTCTCCGTCTTTACCGTTACCGAGCAATCGACGATGAGCCGAACCCTGGACTCGCTCGAACAACAGGGCTTCATCCGCCGCCAGCCTCGCGCCGAAGACATGCGCGTGCGCGACGTCTCCATCACCGAAAACGGCCGCGCCGCCTTTGAAAAGGTCTGGCCGACCATATACGATCTGTTCCTGCAGTTGTTCGACGGCGTGGAAGAAGCCGAATACCGCGCCTTCATCGCAACGCTGCATAAGGTGCTGCACAATATCAGGAAGCATGAGATCTGA